The proteins below come from a single Drosophila suzukii chromosome X, CBGP_Dsuzu_IsoJpt1.0, whole genome shotgun sequence genomic window:
- the rb gene encoding AP-3 complex subunit beta-2, whose translation MQQNTASNPFAMSTYVERPQMGLDVEFGADPASGAAFFQSDGRKHDDLKQMLDSNKDGLKLEAMKRIIGMIARGRDASDLFPAVVKNVVSKNIEVKKLVYVYLVRYAEEQQDLALLSISTFQRALKDPNQLIRASALRVLSSIRVSMIVPIVMLAIRDSAADLSPYVRKTAAHAIPKLYSLDADQKDELVMVIEKLLSDRTTLVVGSAVMAFDEVCPERVDLIHKNYRKLCNLLVDVDEWGQVIIINMLTRYARTQFVDPNADDEDLINDGLGETPVNERFYDESSHSSSHSDDGSSDEEKNKSRTNNNNNNGGGNGSRTPSSPSNSYHIDVDHRLLLRQTKPLLQSRNASVVMAVAQLYHHVAPKNEVQLIAKALIRLLRSHKEVQSVVLNCIASMSTKRKAIFEPHLKSFFVRTSDPTHLKLLKLDILTNLASAGSISLILREFQTYISSSDRSFVAATIQAIGRCASSIKEVTETCLSGLVHLLSNHDEHVVAESVVVIKRLLQTKAAEHFEIITQMAKLIDYINVPAARAAIIWLIGEYNEKVPLIAPDVLRKMAKSFVDEQDVVKLQVLNLGVKLYLTNPEQTSLLCQYVFTLARYDPNYDVRDRARFLRQIIFPASGTSSVLSQHARQVFLASKPAPVPESKYRDGNNFQLGSLSHYLNMPAAGYKDLPAFPVIPPDSSVRNIAGFMQDKLPGEDSPSGRSKATSSAAGGKEKSAGGEKGFLSESEDKSSAYSESGSSSGSGTSDSESDSDGSGTSDEEEEQKKQQQQPAKVSAKKEQLIDAGGIEVAEASPAKATTNNNNNAAGSSGTSDSEESSAYSGSSSEDSDSGSDNEVEMKETETKQEKVKEKQEKKTEQPASKSNLDLLLDLDDIPPIGPVMTPSLGGFLTPGTPLMAGQAAPLQPQHARNRVELVGPSHIEFKHKELLNKVSGHGLQLAYRFTRSPHLYSSSMCSIELQFQNRGEKEITAIHLGQTTLPAGMQLNEFAPVTILQPQQTASGVLGVDFNDSTHAVDLELISSAGSSRLQLKPPVGELVRSVQIGESCHREERAKLRGMNEHQCELRGLRRDLIDVAALRQKVFECINVAHTHSSSSGQLHCFAGQTLSSKSLVLLTLHWQTEEALTLLVNCEKMVIGSMVLNELRNALQLSFAM comes from the exons ATGCAGCAGAACACGGCCAGCAATCCGTTCGCCATGTCCACGTATGTGGAGCGACCCCAGATGGGACTGGACGTGGAATTTGGAGCAGATCCTGCCAGCGGAGCAGCTTTCTTCCAGTCCGATGGACGCAAGCACGATGACTTGAAGCAGATGCTGGACAGCAACAAGGATGGCCTCAAGCTGGAGGCCATGAAGAGGATCATCGGGATGATCGCGCGCGGACGGGATGCCAGTGACTTGTTCCCGGCCGTCGTCAAGAATGTCGTGTCCAAGAACATCGAGGTCAAGAAGCTGGTCTATGTCTATCTGGTGAGATATGCCGAGGAGCAGCAGGACCTGGCCCTGCTCTCCATTTCCACGTTTCAGCGAGCCCTCAAGGACCCCAATCAACTGATCCGCGCCTCGGCACTGCGGGTGCTGTCCTCCATAAGGGTCAGCATGATCGTGCCCATCGTAATGCTGGCCATCCGGGATAGTGCCGCCGACTTGAGCCCGTATGTGCGGAAGACAGCGGCCCACGCCATTCCCAAGCTGTATTCCCTGGACGCGGACCAGAAGGACGAACTGGTCATGGTCATAGAGAAGCTGCTGTCGGATCGGACCACGCTAGTGGTGGGATCAGCAGTGATGGCCTTTGATGAG GTCTGCCCAGAACGCGTGGATTTGATCCACAAGAACTATCGCAAGCTGTGCAATCTTCTCGTCGACGTGGATGAATGGGGTCaggtcatcatcatcaacatGCTGACCCGCTACGCACGCACTCAGTTCGTGGATCCCAATGCCGATGACGAGGACCTGATCAACGATGGTCTGGGCGAGACGCCTGTTAACGAACGCTTCTACGACGAATCCTCGCACTCCTCTTCGCACAGCGATGACGGCAGCAGCGATGAGGAGAAGAACAAGTCGCGTaccaacaataacaacaacaatggcggTGGAAATGGTAGCAGGACACCCAGTTCTCCAAGCAACAGCTACCACATCGATGTGGATCATCGCTTGCTGTTGAGGCAAACGAAACCACTACTCCAATCGCGAAATGCCTCGGTGGTGATGGCGGTGGCGCAGCTTTATCACCATGTGGCACCCAAGAATGAAGTGCAACTGATTGCCAAGGCGCTCATACGACTGCTGCGATCGCATAAGGAGGTCCAGAGTGTAGTCCTCAATTGCATAGCCTCCATGTCCACCAAGCGAAAGGCCATTTTTGAGCCGCATCTCAAGTCGTTCTTCGTGCGCACCAGCGATCCCACGCACTTGAAGCTCCTTAAGCTGGATATTCTCACCAATTTGGCTTCGGCGGGCAGCATTTCGCTCATCCTTCGCGAGTTCCAGACCTACATCTCCAGCAGCGATAGGTCATTTGTGGCTGCCACTATTCAGGCCATTGGACGATGTGCATCCAGCATTAAGGAGGTTACCGAGACCTGCTTGAGTGGCCTGGTGCATCTGCTGTCCAATCATGATG AGCATGTGGTGGCTGAGAGCGTGGTGGTGATTAAGCGTCTCCTCCAAACGAAAGCCGCCGAACACTTTGAGATCATCACCCAGATGGCCAAGCTCATTGACTACATAAATGTGCCAGCAGCTAGGGCGGCCATCATTTGGCTTATAGGCGAATACAACGAGAAGGTGCCGCTGATTGCCCCGGATGTGCTGCGCAAGATGGCCAAGTCGTTTGTGGACGAGCAGGATGTGGTTAAGCTGCAGGTCTTGAATCTGGGCGTTAAGCTCTATCTGACCAATCCGGAACAGACGTCGTTGCTGTGTCAGTATGTTTTCACGCTGGCCCGCTACGATCCGAACTACGATGTCCGTGATCGCGCCCGTTTCCTGCGACAGATCATATTCCCGGCCAGCGGAACTAGTTCGGTGCTCAGCCAGCATGCCCGCCAAGTGTTCCTGGCCAGCAAACCGGCTCCGGTACCGGAGAGCAAGTACCGGGATGGCAACAACTTCCAACTGGGATCGTTGTCTCACTATCTGAACATGCCTGCGGCTGGATACAAGGATTTGCCTGCCTTTCCGGTTATTCCGCCGGATTCGTCGGTGCGCAATATAGCCGGTTTCATGCAGGACAAGCTGCCCGGCGAGGACTCGCCTTCGGGGCGCTCCAAGGCAACTTCCAGTGCGGCCGGAGGCAAGGAAAAGAGTGCGGGTGGCGAGAAGGGCTTCCTCTCCGAATCGGAGGACAAGTCTTCGGCGTACTCGGAATCAGGAAGCAGCAGTGGCAGTGGCACCAGCGACAGCGAATCGGATAGCGATGGCAGCGGGACCAGCGATGAGGAAGAGGAGCAGaagaaacagcagcagcagcccgCAAAGGTTTCCGCGAAAAAGGAGCAGCTCATCGATGCTGGTGGCATTGAGGTGGCGGAGGCATCTCCTGCTAAAGCAACTACgaacaataataacaatgcAGCTGGTTCCTCTGGAACCTCGGACAGCGAGGAGTCATCGGCCTACAGTGGCAGCAGTAGTGAAGATAGCGATTCCGGTAGCGATAATGAAGTGGAGATGAAGGAGACGGAAACAAAGCAAGAGAAGGTGAAAGAGAAGCAGGAGAAAAAGACAGAGCAGCCGGCATCCAAAAGCAATCTGGACCTGCTGCTCGATCTGGATGACATTCCGCCCATTGGTCCTGTGATGACGCCCTCGCTGGGAGGATTCCTTACGCCTG GCACACCATTGATGGCTGGGCAGGCGGCACCACTGCAGCCGCAGCATGCCCGCAATCGGGTGGAGCTGGTGGGTCCCTCGCACATCGAGTTCAAGCACAAGGAGCTTCTCAACAAGGTCAGTGGGCATGGGTTGCAGTTGGCCTACCGCTTCACCCGCTCGCCGCATCTCTACTCCTCAAGCATGTGCTCCATTGAGCTGCAGTTCCAGAATCGTGGCGAAAAAGAGATTACGGCCATTCATTTGGGCCAAACAACCCTGCCGGCGGGCATGCAGTTGAACGAGTTTGCGCCGGTGACCATTCTCCAGCCGCAGCAAACAGCCAGTGGAGTGCTGGGCGTGGATTTCAATGATTCCACGCACGCTGTGGATCTGGAGCTGATCTCCAGTGCGGGCAGCTCACGGCTGCAATTGAAGCCGCCGGTGGGCGAGCTGGTGAGATCCGTCCAGATTGGCGAGAGCTGTCATCGCGAGGAGCGGGCAAAGTTGCGTGGCATGAATGAGCACCAGTGCGAGCTGCGTGGCCTGCGGCGCGATCTAATCGATGTTGCCGCTCTGCGCCAAAAGGTTTTCGAGTGCATCAATGTGGCCCATACGCACAGCTCTTCCAGTGGCCAGCTGCACTGCTTCGCCGGGCAAACCTTGAGCTCCAAGAGTCTCGTGCTCCTCACCCTTCACTGGCAAACGGAGGAGGCCCTCACGCTGCTGGTGAACTGCGAGAAGATGGTCATCGGTTCCATGGTGCTCAACGAACTGCGCAATGCCCTGCAGCTCAGCTTCGCCATGTGA